tgtgcggctacGATCACCACTCTCAGGAGCCCATGTCATGTCACCCCTCATTCCCTCGTTATTGCAGTGGAAAGCCCGTGCAACGCAGGCTGGGCAAGGCAATTCTTTGGTACATCCACGTTGGACATGGCGAGCTCCAGAAAGAAGTCCACATAACCCCTGGGTACGTAAACCGGcaattttacccccccccccccccccgcgcgaggTCTAAAACGTGGTATTTAACCCTGATCTTTTCCAAAACCATGTGAATCACCACCTAACCCTGATTATAGTGGTTTTGGCAAGTGGTTTTGCTGATGTGGCATTGTGCACCTCGTTTCGAACCTCGACCCAACTGCATCCGGCCTCCTTCCTCACCGGGTCTCGACCATCCTCCGTTGCACCACACCGAAATGACCAGGGTACTTACTTGGATTCATCGGTAGTGGTTTTCGAAGGGGTGACGACTACGGCAACCCTAGAGGCTTATGCTTGCCAGGAAGCGCTCGTTTTGGGAGAAGATCTTGTGCGGGACAAGCTATGCATGGCAACTGACTGTCTGAGAGTCATTAACGATCTTCAAGCACCTAAACAGTCATGGGACACGGCATAATTTTGAAGGATATCTTAGCTCACATGAATAGTTTTTTGGCTTCTAATTTTGGCCATGAACGACACACTTGTAATAAGGAGGCTCATAGCGAAAGAAAAATAAACAAAGGAAAAATTCAAAAAAGTTGTGAATATTTTTTGTGGCAAACATAGACAAATGTTttcattgcttgcaaagcttcgtCATGAAATGTCATTCATGGAAGATGTTGTAAAAAAAATCGATGTTCGAAAATGCTTTTGAAAATAACCTTTTAGAGCATCGATTGTGTTTTTTTTTTGCCACAATGTTATCCGGTGATGAAACTttgcaagtagtcaaaacatttatctgagttttttctattttctgtgaTTTAATTGTTCTTCCGAGCTTACATGAACTCGGGATCAGAAACAGCCTCGTCTGGCTCATAGGCTAGCTCGAGTGGCTACTACTCTGGAAGTTGGTCATCATGTTTGGCTAGTTAATCCACCAAACAATCTTTGTATGCCCCTAAATTGAGATATAAACAAGGTGATGTTCGCCTTTCACCTAAAAAAATGTTAATCCCATTCTTATAAATTTGTGGTCGTGTTGTAGAAGCTATCCAGCTATTGTGTTGTAAAAAGGAGAGGAAAAACACATGCAAATTTAGTTTGGGTTGGTGTTTTGGGCTTTTGGCCTTttcaaggaaaaaaaagagaacaaaaaagAGAGCGTGGTCGGCAGGATTCGAACCTGCGCGGGCAACGCCCACATGATTTCTAGTCATGCCCGATAACCACTCCGGCACGACCACCTTCTGCTATTAAACTCTGAATTGGCGCTAGAGTCCTGACAAATTATTTTTGTCTAGGCTAGTAGGAAAACGCTGGCCATAAAACAAGCAGCCTTTCCGGTTCGGTGCCAGACAGACAGGTACAACAATTAGGCCATTTCCAACGTATGTGACAGTATAAGCTATTTAAAAAGGACGTCGATAACGGTCACGGTCACACGTGTGGCATTTAAGGGGTATCTGCCGCACGCCCTGTGTGGCATCGACAAAGGCTCGCCCGCACGTCCGGGCGCACCCCGCTACAGCCCGCACGTTCGGTGTGCGCGCGATCGCCCGCATGAGCACGTCCGCGCGAGCGACCACGCAGCCCGCACGACCCGTCTCGACCGTCGCCCCTCCCCGCCTGCGAGCCACACGCCCCGCGTGTCAGTAACCACACGTCCCGCCGCGattgccatggtccggaccctcttccatgtacgtgtaactccagttgccatgtcgctgaaactgcagttgccatgtcactgaactacagttgccatgtcggacaactacagttgccatgattgctcaactgcagttgccatctcaggtcaagtgccgGAGCCATTTTGGgcaactgcagctgttgccatgtatggtctggtctactacagttgccatgatttgaaaactttaggagttgccacctactacactagacagttgccatgtagcactacgaaacatggcaaaaaaacatgtctgggtaaagagagagttgccatctgcttacaagcacactagggcagttgccatgtaccctgcaaaaacacatggcaactgatagcTTTTGGTATGTGGGAAAGGAGATGGGCATGTGGACTACGGTGGtgtctttaggagttgccacctactaacactagacagttgccatgtagcgctacaaaaaTAAACGTGGCAACAAATACATGTTCAGGATAAAAGAGAGTTATCATCTGTTTACAATCACGAacagggcagttgccatgtaaccTGCAAAAAACATGGCAACTGGGCAGTCGTGGGAGATGGGGGACAGAAGTCATGCGGGGCGTGCGGGCGCGACGACAGTTTCACCGCACGCCCCGAGTTGCAAACGCTGACATCGGAAGGAAAACAGCGTGTGGGCGAACTCCCTCACATGTCACACACGCGAGTTGTCCTACGTGACACACAAAATCAGCCCTctcgtgccaagattcgtgcaaaaggtACTGGGTGGCGATcgaggcgtgtgggcgagttggctaacgcccacacatgtgggcgttagtgttttcgttTAAAAAACCCAACATATCGATCGAATGTACACTTCAATTTCAACACGAATCACGAGTCAGAACTATACTTCTCTCCAGTACAACCATAGCATCAGCTCCTAATTTGATTCTGCCGCCTATGTTGTTGTGGAGACGAACCTCTCTCTCTGGCCGTCTTCTTGGCCGACGAGTGGCCGACCATGTATGACCCGAACCCCCACACGGTGATCACCAGCGACAGGATCTTGAAGGCGCTCATGGGGTCGTGGAACCACACCACCGCCGCCACGCTCGTCAGCGGCACCCTCACCGCGTTCAGCACGCCGGCCAGCACCGTCGACCCCAGGTACACCACCCCCGTCGCCCCCAGCACCCCCAGCTGGAACGTCGCCGCCGACCACCCCACCACCATCGCGTACCCCGCCGCCCCTCCCCCCGCGGCAGTGAACCCCGCGGCCTCCCGCCGCATCGCCGCGAACCCGTCTGTCGCCGCCAGCCCCGCCGACGTGAACGCGAACGCGCTCAGCGACACGGCCGCCTGCTGCTCCAGCACCACGTGGAAGCGGGTCGCGGCGGCACCGTCTCCGCCGTTGCTGAGGTGCTTGTCGAAGACGAGCTCCGAGAGCGCGAAGATGAGGCCGTGGAGCGCCGACCCGGCCACGTCCAGCGCGAACCCGAGCGCGTACTGCCGGCCCGTGATCCCCGGGTACCGGTCGGATCCCGAGTCCAGCGCGATGATCACCACGCCGGCGGTGATCACCACGATGGCGTTCAGCGTGGACAGGCCTATCCTGTTCTTCTTCCCCACGATGAGGCGGCCGAACACGGCGGAGAAGGCGAGCGACGACGCGGCGACGAGGGACGCCGTGGACGCCGGCAGGTACTCGTAGGCCCAGGCGTACATGAGGTTGTCGGCGGCGCTGAGCAGGCCGAGCAGGGCGTACCAGAAGCAGAGCCACGGCGACGGCGGCCACGTCGGCGACGCGTCGCCGAAGAGGTAGCAGGGGAGCAGGAGCAGCGCCGGGATGGGCCAGCCGGCGACGGCGGACCAGGAGAGGATCCACTTGCTCTGACCGCCGCCGTTGTAGTAGAGCCGCGAGAGCAGGCTGGCCGCCGGGAACGCCGTGAGCATCGCGCCGCCGCTGAGCGCGAGGAGCGCCCAGAAGGAGGCGGGCTTGCTGCGGTacgccgccgccgaggaggccaTGAGCGAAGACGCTTTCTGGCGCAGCGAGACGCTTGGTCCTCCGTTGCTGGTGATCTCCGAGTCTCCGTTGCTGGTGATCTCCGAGTCCGAGCCCTCCATTGCTGCAACTCATGGCGAACATGACACATGAAGAGAAACAGCATGTTCAGCACTTCAGATTTGGCACCAGAAACCAAAAACTAACTCTTTTTTTTTCGAATAAGTAAAAACCAACACTGAATCTGTAAGATTCATTCAGTATGGCAGAGCACAGGTACAGCAGGGCCATGTACAGTACTGTTACTGTATCGAGGCAGCAGCATATTTTCAGTAAGCAAAATAACTTAGCTAAGAGGTAGCTGTCAGTTAAAATTCATTTGGCCATCCGTGCCCACGGCCAGGAACACTCGAGAGATTCcgccggagacggagacggagacgaggAGGATTGGAGAATTCAGCCCTAGGGATATAGGATGGAGCAGAGAACGAGCCACCTTAATTCTGGTCTACAAGAAAGAAATTGGACGGAAGGGGAGTGGGGAGAACCGAATCGGACCTGTGAGCGGGAGCCGGATGGCGTGGTGGCGGaggccatcgccgccgtcgccgtccttCTCCATCCTCCGTCGTGGTGTGGAGCTTGGGGGCGGAACTAGACTGGAAGACAGGGACGACTCCAGCTCATCTAATTTCTGTGGGCGAGCCTTGAAGATTGATTGATCTGTACTACGACGACGATGGTAGGTGGAGTCGCAGTCGCATCGGAGCGCGCTGAACGTGGTTTCTTTGGTCCCTTCCTGCTCTAATTTTTAGGCGGATAACGCGCGAGCGTTTTTAACGTGCGTTTGGGCCTACACAACAAACCAGGATTCTCTCCTATAAAGACAAACCAGGACACTTACGTGTGCGTCAAAGAGCTAGCAAGCTCTTGAAGAAAACGTGCGTTCTGGTTACATTGATAGGCCTTTTGGAAGGAATTTTAGGGTATTATAGGGCATCTCCCCCTCAAAACGTCCTCGTACATCCGAATTGAACTGTTTGGACGTTGGTGTGGCATCCAACACGGGCTTGTATCAGTCCGAAGGATGGTCCGGGCATGTTTTGTCCCGCAAACCGGAGGGCTTTGCGGGCGTCCAGACAGCACCCACGCCCACTTCTGACCACATTGATCCACTCAAACCGCCTTTTTCCTCGCCCGCGCTTGTTCTCGCCTGATGCCAGCTACCCGAATTCATGCCGCTGTAGAGTGTGTCCTTGCACATTGAAGACGGCTCAggacggatgcgacctctcactgcctccgccattgaagcggcacACAGgcctagggcgcccccccccctgcaCGCCTGGCTAAACACGTCTCCTCGTTGTATTCAAACGCCTCCATTGAACCCGCGTGGAAAGCCGAGAAACCTAATTCAGCCACACGTCGTCCGTTCACGAGCGGGCGGCATTAAACACAACGCCGGCCAAGTTCCTTCCGCTCGCCCGTTATTTAAAACTAGATaacaccccgcgcgttgctgcggaataTATGCATGGATTAAATTCATGAACTATTGGAAGCCAATTGGGAAATAATGGCAAAGATTGATCGAGAGGCTTAAGCAAATATGTAATGTTCGTTACAAATGAGTAGCAATAGACAAAAAAACACGGTTAGTAGGAAAATACCGGCACCTGGCAGTAACATAAAACGGTAGATGATACAATGCATTCACGCATGTATCATTTACACACATACAACACActaattgaattttttttttgaaaggaaatACACTATCGATTAATTGTACTTCAAGACTGAACACAATACTTCAGTATAAGCTTGTGTGTGAACAAAGGTTTAGCAAAAATACAAACTCTACAAATCTCTGAAGATTATAACATCTAATGAAAAGCTCAATACCGGAGAACAAACCTGTCAATGAAAAGCTCAACACCGATACAGAGAACAAACCTGTCAATTCCTGAACGAACATGTTCACTAACACATTTGAAAATAGGTTGTTCATGTCAATGGAATATACCAAAAGTGTCTTTTATCAATTTAGAGAAACATATAGAGTGAGGTATAACAAATCTGAAGGTGAAGAGTTGCTGCTTGGTCACGTACATTTGGAAAACCATTTCTATACTTCTTTGATCTTTCTCCTCTAGATTTCCAaaagcaataaataaataaatgatagCAATTTGATTTCTACCAATACCGTGCAAGTGTGTAAACATTCGTTTAGGGTGACTAAACCATACCAATTCTATGTCTTGTCAACAACAGTATATGCATCTGATGAATTTGACTTATTTATTATCCAAACGTTTGTTGGTTCTTAATTTAATATCAAGGAAAAGATAAGACATATCAAGGTGGTAGGAAGGGCTACAACCAACAACATCTCTTGAAAGTAAAATATATGGCTCCTCGAAAAAaatgcaaaatacataacggagaTGTAAGGTTGGAAAAGGTGTATGTAACTTGTGCAAAAGACGGACCAGTTATAAGAATGCAAGATTTTATTTCCCTATGAACCCCTTCTGCAAAAACTCAGAAGTAATCACCATATCACTTTGCAGAAGGACTAACTCATTTAAAAAATTGAAAATTCTTTCAAAAGAAAAATTGAATATGTGCATAATCAATAGAATCCCAAAGGGCCAAAGCGCTTGAGTGCATAATATTATTCAAAAAATAACACACAGAACAAAGAAGAAGGAAAGACACAGATGATATGTATGTTATTACCATTCTACCAGACCTGAAAAGAAGAGATCATATGGCAGATTCTAGCTGATCCATAAAGGATTCGTAATGGTAAGCATATTTTATTGTTGCTGCCGACAGTTCATTCGATCCTTAAATTCAAGTTAGGAGATGACGACACAATGCAGTGGTGATCCAGTAGTAGAGCAAAGCAAGAAatgtagcttggtgatagtgattacagaactctgtcaatcactatcttatctggaagattaactcccacttgattcaagcgattgtagtatctagacattctgagtacatgctcactggctgggctattctcctccatcttgtaggcaaagtaattgtcagaggtctcatacctctcgacatgggcatgagtctgaaataccaatttcaaatcttggaacatctcatatgttccgtggtgttcaaaacgtttttgaaatcctggttctaagccgtaaagcatggcgcactaaactatcaagtagtcatcataccgagcttgtcaaacgttcataacgtgtgcatctgctcctgcaagttgctgataacttttacaaagcatgatcatctcatacaataatgtatgtcacatcatgtcttgaccatactacatcacaacatgccctgcaaaaataagttagacgtcctctactttgttgttgcaacttttatgtaacagcctggtttttggccctttttttAATTTAATTGGTTTTTGCCCTGTTTTTTTTTgcagtggttctgtggccttgtcacctgggaaatcatcttcattttcctctcccaagtgactcatgatcctcgaaaccttgccaagatcatgtcactccactgcttgaccaaaccctaatttctttttcttaggaatattcctttttctattaagggaataaccctgtctgccctaggttgtgaagcaacctataattctgtccatccaaaaattctcaaataattctcataattcctatgggtcatatgttgctcaaatatgcccaaactttcctatcCTAgaccaagaataattccccaataattattcttcctttctgtccagagtggcactttgtgaaggaagtgtcatttatcttatcttgtttgctcccaaacttgttgggcattcttttatgtccaaatcatttccacatgccaaaattcaactttatttgcctagccaatcttcctcagtgattttcaaagtttctgtcaaacagaagccactgtgaaggaagtactagctaggagcatccaattgagttgaaatttttcatgcctcttcatgtgctcatataattaGCCTCCTCCAAATTTCAGTCCCATCCAATCATTTATGTGAGCACAGggccaaatctttgattctggcaatattttcaggttgtgaagcaagtgcattttatattgcttcaaaaatcctgataaattaccatatTGTGCTTCTACCCTTATAACATATCTacaccaaatttggcaccatttcacctagccaatatttctccaaaattcttgcaagattctggtcagtgaagatagctgtgaaggaagtaccattttggtgaatccaattggtatgaaattgttacagcttcttactatgaccaaatcactaagccttgccaaatttgagctcaagttgatactccatgtgagtgcatcatccaaatcttatttctggaccaaaaatgcagttgtgaagcaactatattcattactggtccaaatcttctcaaagttaccaggatgaaagtccttcttaccctaaacctcgcagacaactccattgctcccaatcACCTTcatgttgatcaccagtgctccCCCAAGTTTACttcagtaaacttcagagggtgattaccatttaaccatatcagttttcaccgaactaccaccgcagttgcaacctccccaggaaggacaaacccccagacatcgtttggccggccgtgtggcactgtgtgcaccagtgcacgcggtgatcacgagctttggcatgcaatgcgcgcgctctgctggcgttggccgCGTCCAGGGCGTCTTCTAGCTCcggcccctctccctctcgtcgtcttcgcgctcGTGAGCATGTCCAACAGCTTCActgcgtcgtcgccgtcctcctggagccatctccccctccgtAAGCCTTCCGTCAGCGCTtgtcgccgcgcgcccacgggcgcactgtggccgaccgagcATTCAATGGCGTTTGGGTTCTTTCTCCACTGTTGCGTTCGGCCCCTCTTGCCCTGTGCACCTCTGTAGCTCGTCTGTTGCCTCCCTCGCCGCCTTCCCGCGCCCTCCCGTGATCGCTGGCCGTCGCCAGAGCATTGGCCGGATCCCCGCGGCGACACTCGAGCTCGGCCTCCCTCGCCAGGCTATATATAGCCATCCCCGAGACCTCCCAAGCACCTCACCAGTCTCCCCTCGCTCCACTATCCCTCGCCAGCCTCTCACATGAGCTCAAGAAGCTCTCCTGCCCTCCCtctgccaccatggccgccgcctcgaTCCTCCTAAATTGGAGTGAACCCAAGCCCCTCCCTCGCTCCTACCACCACTAGTAGACCACCACCACTCCGGCGACCATCCCCAGGTCCTCTCCCCTTCGCCGGAGCTACTTTAGCCGCGAGCCTAGCTCCACCCGAAGACCTCCTCCACCGCATCTGGTGCCCTGCTCCTTCCCAACCTCCTTGACATCCGTGCCCTACTGGGACGGGTTCGCCTCGGCCCCCTCTACGCGTGGGTGGTCCGGGCGCTCCGAAcggtggccggagccggccggccGGGCGCCAGAACCGCGCTCCTCCCTCTGCCCCGTCGGGCGAGCGCGAGGAAGGAGACGAAGGCCCCGCCCCAGCTGGCCAGTGGGCCCTCGGCCCCACCTATCGGCGGGCAGGTGTTGACCCCGCCTGCCTagctggataagtgacgggccccacacccccgtgggacccgcacgtcagcgactCCAAGCCTGGTCCCGCCTCTGCCTAGTCAGATAAGTGGACACGTATTCTGGGGAGTACGTTTTCATTTGAGGAAAGCGTATTTCTTTCCTTCTTTGGCCAGAATGCGTTTTCCCTTCTGGAAAACGTATTTTCTTCTACTGCGGCCAAGAATGTGTTTTCGCCATTCCGAAAGCATATTTCTAATTTtgcgcctctgccttatccactcagggacccggctGTGAATTTTATTTTTACAAAAAGTCCCTAATCTTCTACCCCGCATAACTCTGCaatcgtaactccgtttgaggtgaatccaatgCTCACGTCTTCATATCGTCGAGCCCTTTCTGTTGGTGTCCCTTTCATTATGTTTTGGcatactgaaaatgaccatttttcccttgcatgTAAACAGCCCCTCCGGGAGAGGACTGTTTTCGgtgaatctttccgcggcttcaccgcacttctccccggtgccttcttcatccccaggcaagacacaaccaccatttgcatgatagccatgcagtagcattgattttcaacttgaatctttaatcaCTGTATGCTTGTTCTGCTACtgctgtcgttatttcggttatgcttatgggtCGATGGTTACCGTCATGCTACGTTTTCTTGCACGCTGTTATTTTGTtctacttgctagtattactttcatattgccatgcttgataatagtacatgttgggttggttatgttcttcggtgcatgaccaacgtcggttaccgagtaccgtTGATATGCATTTTTCCTTTGTTGTTAATTGGTTAAGTGCTTACTCGGTTATGGtattgatgtgttcttgcatgatattcatTGTTGATGCTAGTGATCATGTTATGCTGtgagtagtgttatacttgtgatattcatgctcgtcattatgccatgctcagttggatatgattcattattGATATGGAGGATAGTTATGTTGCACTTCATGCTTATGTTGACATCAtactcatgcattgtaattgcatcatgttattttatcatggctcagcatatttgcattcaagtttaaccggattaaattgaacttgaacaacagttggctgagtcatggtgccaccatatcgagctgaccagtgcaaccatgcttacctttatgggaaggtcctaactgggtctattgtcgtgcctctcgccggtgcctccaacgagggaaggttatgggcgcgcgctaccttgatcaggtaggcggacataagccttgtgtgcccattgttgttgttgtactcgggttgtccccgtttgggaccgtttatgtttggccacgacggtggccgttggtgtctttggtaggcacggggccacccaggacttagcccaaaggggagttggtcgaagtggccgggagagtgtcatggcagtaggatggttttgtcggaacactgttggtccacccgaatgggagtgcgaggccatgggttccgtggtgtgggtacagtgtactaacctctgcagagtgtatattaaatctatcgatagccgcgcccacggataaggacccagttcgtagttggtcacactgtgaGTCAACTATAATAggaataacttgattaataacaaccacggttcgatgatgagataagttggttgtgatcaccggaaagatcaccgtttgagaccaagtgttggtcatggttgtgatcgccggaaagatcaccgtttggttacgaggtaacccattgaaccaagagtggttccgttcgtgatcatgagatgatcaccgtggtatcgaggataccgagttgttggatatttgtgatgttgtgcgagaatcatgggtaaagatcaagctccttgtggtcatttaattattactacggtattgtttatactaagcttgatttgatcctgagataatcgtgtgatgtccgaggctAGTAAGtgctgcatgtgatggttacgagataacccgagcataataagtggtgcatatagtgtcatcttgttgcatgctagtatcgacagagttatatgttcatgccatgctcatattgttctagctgtatcatgttcatgttgttcatgccatgttatcctgatgatcgcATGATAATCcgtgtttaacctgtaattgctaTGCTGTTgtatgtcttgaatgcttctggttattgtgagcttgcaagtacattcaatgtactgacttggcgtgtcatgccagtttgcaggtcatgccggatttgattgcttgcttgtcatggtttccgttcgtgcaaactaggataagcgttccagccagggtccctgcggagtggagttcaccaccgtcatcgttgttccgctgctagaagtttttccgctgcttcgagttgttctgttgcttgcatagagcaactgaggatggcgtagtgtcgccgtgctgatgttattcattgtaatatcagagaACTTGTATTcttattcgtgtaataatagaaagatggtttgttctatgctaagcagtgccgtattccagaagacttctcctcgatctctgggctggaatacggggcgttccggtttctctgagccggggtgccacattttacgtggctgctacgggcttctagtaagctagtaagaaccgttcttacctacgcatcaaaaccacaacggtgatttatcaaatttgctgttttaaccttcaacaaggaccggtcgcagtcaaattcgattcaactaaagttggagaaacagacacccgccagccacctttatgcaaaactagttgcatgtctgtcggtggaaccggtctcatgaacg
This window of the Triticum aestivum cultivar Chinese Spring chromosome 5D, IWGSC CS RefSeq v2.1, whole genome shotgun sequence genome carries:
- the LOC123125424 gene encoding probable purine permease 5, with the translated sequence MEKDGDGGDGLRHHAIRLPLTAMEGSDSEITSNGDSEITSNGGPSVSLRQKASSLMASSAAAYRSKPASFWALLALSGGAMLTAFPAASLLSRLYYNGGGQSKWILSWSAVAGWPIPALLLLPCYLFGDASPTWPPSPWLCFWYALLGLLSAADNLMYAWAYEYLPASTASLVAASSLAFSAVFGRLIVGKKNRIGLSTLNAIVVITAGVVIIALDSGSDRYPGITGRQYALGFALDVAGSALHGLIFALSELVFDKHLSNGGDGAAATRFHVVLEQQAAVSLSAFAFTSAGLAATDGFAAMRREAAGFTAAGGGAAGYAMVVGWSAATFQLGVLGATGVVYLGSTVLAGVLNAVRVPLTSVAAVVWFHDPMSAFKILSLVITVWGFGSYMVGHSSAKKTARERGSSPQQHRRQNQIRS